The following are encoded in a window of Salinibacter ruber DSM 13855 genomic DNA:
- the pstC gene encoding phosphate ABC transporter permease subunit PstC — translation MSTPPSPPSKPADDETTTADRPAQDLRRQVYDSPKEKLIEYALGACALVSVLTTLGIAAVLVIESIPFFQTVALTEFFGTAQWTPQFSEKHFGIWALLAGTLLVTVISAVVALPVGLASAIFISEYASKWVRKVLKPSLELLAGVPTVVYGYFALTFVTPLLQTVVPGLGVYNALSAGIVVGIMIIPMVASLSEDALQAVPDSLSQAAYALGATKYETVVRVNVPAAFSGIMASFILAVSRAIGETMIVTLAAGATPKATLDPTQSIQTMTAFIVQVSKGDTPQGTIVYQSIFAVGLVLFLITLALNIFANRITLHYQEEY, via the coding sequence ATGAGCACGCCCCCCTCTCCCCCCTCCAAACCCGCGGACGATGAGACGACGACAGCCGACCGTCCGGCCCAGGATCTGCGCCGGCAGGTCTACGACAGCCCAAAGGAAAAGCTCATTGAGTACGCGCTCGGGGCATGTGCTCTGGTCAGCGTACTCACGACGCTCGGGATCGCGGCCGTTTTGGTCATCGAGTCGATCCCGTTTTTTCAGACGGTGGCCCTGACGGAATTCTTCGGGACCGCTCAGTGGACGCCTCAGTTTTCGGAGAAGCACTTCGGCATCTGGGCCCTGCTGGCAGGCACACTGCTCGTGACCGTCATTTCGGCGGTGGTGGCCCTTCCGGTGGGCCTGGCCAGTGCCATCTTCATTTCGGAATACGCCTCCAAGTGGGTCCGGAAGGTTCTGAAGCCGAGCCTGGAGTTGCTGGCTGGCGTTCCGACCGTCGTATACGGCTACTTCGCCCTTACCTTCGTCACCCCACTCCTGCAGACGGTCGTCCCGGGCCTCGGGGTCTACAACGCCCTCAGTGCAGGGATCGTCGTCGGAATCATGATCATTCCGATGGTCGCCTCCCTCAGTGAGGATGCCCTCCAGGCCGTGCCCGACAGCCTCTCGCAGGCGGCCTACGCCCTCGGGGCCACGAAGTACGAGACCGTGGTGCGCGTCAACGTGCCCGCCGCCTTCAGCGGCATCATGGCGAGCTTTATTCTGGCGGTGAGCCGCGCCATCGGGGAGACGATGATCGTGACCCTGGCGGCAGGGGCGACCCCGAAGGCGACCCTCGACCCCACGCAGTCCATCCAGACCATGACGGCCTTCATCGTGCAGGTGAGCAAGGGAGACACCCCACAGGGCACGATCGTCTACCAGAGCATCTTTGCCGTCGGCCTGGTGCTCTTCCTGATTACCCTTGCCCTAAACATCTTCGCCAACCGCATTACCCTTCACTACCAGGAGGAGTACTAG
- the pstA gene encoding phosphate ABC transporter permease PstA, giving the protein MEPSEDGSFQTHRSRRKRIGIALAGILFLATIFGVVVLVTLLVDVVTSGTPWLDGRFITSFPSRNPGEAGIKSALFGSLWLMGLTALISVPLGVASAVYLEEYARDGWFLRLIQINIANLAGVPSVVYGILGLALFVRFAALGQSLLAGALTLSLLILPIIIISTQEALRSIPSGIRENAYALGATRWQVIWSHVLPMAAPGIFTGVILALSRAIGETAPLILIGALTFVPFLPRGALDQFTALPIQIFNWTARPQSEFEGLAAAAIVVLMILLFTMNLTAILLRNYFEERRAGS; this is encoded by the coding sequence ATGGAGCCTTCCGAAGACGGATCATTTCAGACCCACCGCTCTCGCCGCAAGCGCATTGGGATCGCCCTGGCCGGTATTCTCTTCCTGGCCACGATCTTCGGCGTGGTCGTGCTCGTGACGCTTCTGGTAGACGTCGTCACCTCGGGCACGCCCTGGCTCGACGGGCGGTTCATCACAAGCTTCCCGTCCCGCAACCCGGGCGAGGCCGGCATCAAGTCCGCCCTGTTCGGCTCCCTCTGGCTAATGGGACTCACCGCACTCATTTCGGTGCCGTTGGGCGTGGCCTCCGCCGTGTACCTTGAGGAGTATGCCCGGGACGGATGGTTCCTGCGCCTGATTCAAATCAACATCGCCAACCTCGCCGGGGTGCCCTCGGTGGTGTACGGCATCCTGGGGCTTGCCCTCTTTGTGCGTTTCGCGGCGCTGGGACAAAGCCTCCTGGCCGGGGCCCTCACGCTCAGCCTGCTCATCCTGCCCATCATCATTATCAGCACCCAGGAGGCCCTTCGAAGCATTCCGAGCGGCATCCGCGAGAATGCCTACGCCCTCGGGGCCACGCGCTGGCAGGTCATCTGGAGCCACGTCCTGCCGATGGCCGCGCCCGGCATCTTCACCGGCGTCATTCTTGCGCTCAGTCGGGCCATCGGGGAGACGGCGCCCCTCATCCTGATTGGGGCACTCACCTTCGTTCCGTTTCTTCCCCGAGGGGCCCTGGATCAGTTCACCGCGCTTCCGATTCAGATCTTTAACTGGACGGCCCGCCCCCAGTCCGAGTTTGAGGGCCTGGCGGCCGCCGCCATCGTGGTGCTCATGATTCTCCTGTTCACCATGAATCTGACGGCCATCCTGCTGCGCAACTACTTCGAAGAGCGCCGTGCCGGCTCCTAA
- the pstB gene encoding phosphate ABC transporter ATP-binding protein PstB: MPTDESTDDAPTSPVSADAPTPNGRSDTPEPQGEAAASEADAPSVRPKLRIEDLHFWYGENHALQGISMDVQPNRVTALIGPSGCGKSTLLRCLNRMNELIQGTTLEGTILADGQDIYADDTDPVMVRRRIGMVFQKPNPFPKSIYKNVAWGAEINGYTGDLDALVERSLRQAALWDEVKDQLHSSALDLSGGQQQRLCIARTLAVQPDVVLMDEPASALDPIATSKIEETITELKKDYTIVIVTHNMQQASRISDETAFLYMGRLIEMSPTDQLFTRPEKDRTEAYVTGRFG, encoded by the coding sequence ATGCCTACCGACGAATCCACCGACGACGCGCCCACCTCGCCGGTCTCCGCCGACGCGCCCACGCCCAACGGCCGTTCCGACACCCCCGAGCCGCAGGGGGAGGCGGCCGCGTCCGAGGCCGACGCCCCGTCGGTGCGGCCGAAGCTGCGGATTGAGGACCTGCACTTCTGGTACGGCGAGAATCACGCCCTGCAGGGCATCAGCATGGACGTGCAGCCCAATCGGGTGACGGCCCTGATCGGGCCCTCCGGCTGCGGCAAGTCCACGCTGCTGCGGTGCCTCAACCGGATGAACGAGCTCATCCAGGGCACGACGCTGGAGGGCACCATCCTCGCGGACGGACAGGACATTTACGCGGATGACACCGACCCGGTGATGGTGCGCCGACGCATCGGGATGGTGTTTCAAAAGCCGAACCCCTTTCCCAAGAGCATCTACAAGAACGTGGCGTGGGGCGCCGAGATCAACGGCTACACCGGAGACCTCGACGCACTCGTGGAGCGCTCGCTGCGCCAGGCCGCCCTGTGGGACGAGGTCAAAGATCAGCTGCACAGCAGCGCGCTCGACCTGAGTGGGGGGCAGCAACAGCGCCTCTGCATCGCCCGGACGCTCGCCGTGCAGCCCGACGTGGTGCTCATGGACGAGCCGGCCAGCGCCCTCGACCCCATCGCGACCTCGAAAATTGAGGAGACGATCACGGAGCTGAAAAAGGACTACACGATCGTGATCGTTACCCACAACATGCAGCAGGCCTCCCGCATCAGCGACGAGACGGCCTTCCTCTACATGGGCCGCCTCATCGAAATGAGCCCGACCGACCAGCTCTTCACCCGCCCCGAGAAGGACCGAACCGAAGCGTACGTCACCGGCCGTTTCGGGTAG
- the phoU gene encoding phosphate signaling complex protein PhoU, with protein sequence MPNRSSLDQELASLRGLIADMANRVDEQFANAMNALLQGDVDLAEEVVAGDDAVDALELRIDEQCERILALHSPVAVDLRMLIMAVKINTDFERIGDHCRNLSRNARYLVDAPGLLADTRLPKMADMSRTMLREAEMAFLENDRLKARKVIARDLQVNRLHEETFATLVEMCEDGHEQSEVIAHLLTVSKALERISDHAKNIAQSIVFMVEGQDLRHRGLKDDPDAPDLPPLDESAAGESFGEEV encoded by the coding sequence ATGCCCAACCGCTCGTCCCTCGACCAAGAACTGGCGTCCCTGCGCGGCCTGATCGCCGACATGGCCAACCGCGTCGACGAGCAGTTCGCGAACGCGATGAACGCCCTGCTTCAGGGCGACGTGGACCTCGCGGAGGAGGTCGTGGCCGGGGACGACGCCGTCGACGCCCTCGAGCTGCGCATCGACGAGCAGTGTGAGCGCATCCTGGCCCTCCACTCGCCCGTCGCGGTGGACCTGCGCATGCTCATCATGGCGGTGAAGATCAACACCGACTTCGAGCGCATCGGGGACCACTGCCGCAACCTGTCCCGCAATGCGCGCTACCTGGTCGACGCCCCCGGCCTGCTCGCCGACACGCGCCTGCCCAAGATGGCCGACATGTCCCGCACGATGCTGCGGGAGGCGGAGATGGCGTTCCTGGAGAACGACCGACTGAAGGCCCGCAAGGTGATCGCCCGGGACCTACAGGTGAACCGGCTGCACGAGGAGACCTTTGCAACCCTCGTGGAGATGTGCGAGGACGGACACGAGCAGTCCGAAGTGATTGCCCACCTGCTGACCGTCAGCAAGGCGCTGGAGCGCATCTCCGACCACGCAAAAAACATCGCCCAGAGCATCGTCTTCATGGTGGAGGGCCAGGACCTGCGGCATCGGGGCCTCAAAGACGATCCCGACGCCCCGGACCTTCCCCCCCTCGACGAGTCGGCGGCGGGCGAATCGTTCGGCGAGGAGGTATAG
- a CDS encoding T9SS type A sorting domain-containing protein, whose product MRGTLSEPGGLLRIDDSGLKNYVVLGQGTLPTAQNVSLSQLQSSGENYESELVRVNGLSFQNPSGSFSANTTYTVADATTSLAYRVEGGNQTELIGKSIPTGTFTYRGVVGESSSGSQLVPVRASTALPVTLTGFTAVRNGSSTVLTWRTASETNNAGFRVQYERAAGWEALGFVPSTVDDGTTGEAQSYRFVVDRRLGPGTHRFRLEQVDLDRSTTLSDTVQVEIGMEGALHLSAPAPNPAAERATLSFAVQEGTKAEVTMYDVLGQRVRTLYEGRPPGEEGRRLTVETRDLPSGVYVVRLRAGGQTQTRRLTVVQ is encoded by the coding sequence GTGCGAGGCACATTGTCAGAGCCCGGGGGACTTCTTCGGATCGACGACTCAGGCCTCAAAAACTACGTTGTCCTAGGGCAAGGCACGCTTCCGACCGCCCAGAATGTCTCGCTCAGTCAGCTTCAGTCGAGCGGCGAGAACTACGAAAGCGAGCTGGTCCGAGTCAACGGACTTTCGTTTCAAAACCCGAGTGGGTCATTCAGTGCGAATACGACCTACACGGTTGCGGATGCAACAACGAGTCTTGCGTACCGGGTTGAGGGCGGTAACCAGACGGAGCTGATCGGTAAGTCTATTCCGACAGGAACGTTTACCTACAGGGGCGTGGTGGGGGAGTCCAGCAGCGGATCCCAACTCGTTCCGGTTCGCGCCTCGACGGCCCTGCCGGTCACCCTGACCGGCTTTACGGCGGTGCGCAACGGCTCCTCGACGGTGCTGACGTGGCGGACCGCTAGTGAGACCAACAACGCGGGCTTCCGGGTCCAGTACGAACGGGCCGCCGGCTGGGAGGCGCTCGGCTTCGTCCCGAGCACAGTCGACGACGGGACGACCGGCGAGGCCCAGTCCTACCGCTTCGTGGTCGACCGGCGGCTCGGCCCCGGCACCCACCGCTTCCGCCTCGAGCAGGTCGACCTCGACCGCTCGACGACCCTCAGCGACACGGTGCAGGTGGAGATTGGCATGGAGGGGGCGCTGCACCTGAGCGCGCCGGCCCCGAACCCGGCGGCCGAGCGGGCGACCCTGTCGTTTGCGGTGCAGGAGGGGACGAAGGCGGAAGTCACGATGTACGACGTGCTGGGCCAGCGGGTACGGACCCTGTACGAGGGACGGCCGCCGGGGGAAGAGGGCCGACGGCTGACGGTGGAGACGAGAGACCTGCCGAGTGGCGTGTACGTGGTGCGGCTGCGGGCCGGAGGGCAGACGCAGACCCGGCGCCTCACCGTTGTTCAGTAG